GCCAAAGAAAGCCTGATTGTTGATTTTATTGAACAAACCAACCTGGACGAACAATCGGACAAGGCCGGTATTATTGACGCATTCTTCACCTTTGCTCAACGGGAACAGCAGCGGGAAGTGGAAGCACTTATTCGCAGCGAAAACCTGAACGAGGAAGCCGCGAAACGCTACATCAGCGTCTCCCTGAAACGTGAATATGCCAGCGAGAACGGTACTGAACTTAACGAAACGCTACCAAGGCTGAGTCCTCTGAATCCACAGTATAAAACCAAGAAGCAAACCGTTTTTCAGAAAATAGGTGCTTTTATTGAGAAGTTCAAAGGCGTTGGTGGGCAGATCTGACCAGCCAGATCATGAAAGAGTGCAGGGAAATCTGCACTCTCGCTATAAGAATCTTTAGTGTGATTTTGCCTGGCTTTAAAACGCTGCCATCAGGTTATGCTGAACTGTATAGAATAACTTAGATTTATTTGTATTCATCAATTTTTATTTTTCATTCGGTGAAGTTTTCTGAAAAATTAGCGTCGAGTCGCATCAATACCTTTTGAGAATAAGAGATATCATAGCGATATATTGCATCTGACTCATTTGGATGCAGAGAGGATGCGTAAATCTTACGATTATCCTTCATTCGATAAGTGCTTGTACTATCGAATTTCCGCCAGGAGCCATATATAAAAATAATATCACCTTTTTTTAGCTCCCTCGGGTGTACCTCAATTACGACCGATGCTCCGATTTTGGCAGCAGCAGTTAAATCAGTGATTGTGAAGTTTTTCACATTTCCCTCTTGAGTAGATACCGTTTGGATCGTTTGACACTATATTTCCTGTGAAGATTTATTTTAATCTGCATTTTTAATAGTTATGATTTATGTGTAACCTCCTATTTTAAATGGAGTTTTTATAGTTTTCACCTATGGTTTGTTAATCGGTATATTTATGGCTCAGGTTTACCAGACTGTGTAGCGGAAGGCCAAATGCTTTTTCTGTTTGATATAATCCTGATTCATATGCATCCCACATCCTGGCGATTTGTTGTGCAGAGAGTCTAAATTGGTTGACTGCCAACGGAGTAGTATTTAGTTCAGCAAATGCCACTATTTTTAAACGAATTGTGTGGGCATGCTGGAATAGCTCTCTTTTTTCCTTAACCAAGTTCTTCAGCTTAAGCATATCAGGAATGTTTATCCGGCTCATTATTTGCACGTTACTCCACATATTCTGCATTAATTCGTTTTCTTGCGTCGTAAGTTCGTTGATTTTTTGTTCTATGGTAGAATATTCCTCTACTAACTCTGGTATAGGTGATGATTGTTGGAGGGGCTGCTTTTCTGCACATTCTAATTCCCTTAGTAACTCTGTATACAAGGCAATATATGCCTCTCTTTCGCATGTAAACCCAACCATACACAGATACATACCTGCTATTACCTGATAGTTGTCAATTTCCCAAGTTCCAGGTTTAAACTGCGCCGTAACTGCACCGCTAACACCCATTATTTTTTCACACGCATTACGTAGCTCGACTGTGGTTGCTGTTTCAATATTCAACTCATAATCAAGCGGAGTCACGTCCCCATTCCAATGAAATGCATTTGGCAAAGAAGGGGTCGTTGTAACCTCTTCGAGGGCTGATTGTTGTTGATAGGAACAATCTTTTAGATTTCCCAATTTTCTTGGTGAAAGGCTCAATGCTTCCTCTGCCTCTGACATATCTCGTTCGAAATTGTCCCAGTCAGCAAGGATTACCTGGGGCAGTGTCCGGGCCTTTTTAGCTGCAACCATGTCAGGCAACCACTCTGCATAACTGGCAACACGAGCGGCAGCTAACCAGGATGCACGATGGCACCGACGCATGTTCTCTGCAAAATGTGACATAGTTTCAACTGCGGTTTGTATGCGTGCTGGAGGGGCATCTTCATTACTAGCCTTTACAAGCTGGGCATAGGCAGTTCTTGCATGTTCGTGTGCTACCTCAGATGCGGCTATGGCACGTGTCAGAATCTGATTTAACTTTGCCAGTATTTTAGGTGCACTTTTCATTGAATACCTTTCTTATTGGGGGATTGTACAGCGATTAGCGCCTTAATGATTTTATGGGCATAGTAGTCGATTTTTTCACTTGGGTGCATTTCTTGCTAAATTGCGCCACATCTCGTAACCGTCTTATAAATCAGACAGAATATGCCGAGCCCTCAGCTATACGCTAGCCAGGCTAGAACCGTCTTGACAACTAGTGCGACGATGTACCATTAGAGAAGATGATGAGACCTTAATCTAAGTGCGGGTATAAGCCATCCGGTAGCATTTAAAATATTTTCAGACAGATATTATCTTCATGACAACACTCAACAACCCGACGCGAATCACCTTCCGGCGGGTTTTCTTTTAACTGTCGAAGGAGATAAAAATGGTTTGTCCTCATTGTGGTTCTACGAATACGCAGAAGCGAAATATTGGCCGAAAAGTCGGTGGCGGGATTGGTGCCATCGCAGGCGGCGTTGCCGGAGCGTCAGGCGGTGCGGAAGGAGCCGCGATCGGCGCAGCGGCAGGTTCCATTATTCCCGGCATTGGAACCATCGCCGGAGGCGTGATCGGCTTCCTGGTCGGGATGGGAAGTGGCGTTGCGCTGGGGGCAACGGCTGGCGGGAGCCTGGATGGTGAGGTGCTTGATGAGTATCTTTGCCATGACTGTCTGCTGACATTCGATGAGTAAAAATTTGCCGGTCCTGGACTAGGCATCATTCCGCGTTGTACGGCTTAACCTCGCTTTTCCTGCTGTCGCCCTGTCGCTTCCCGCGACAGGGCCGGGCTTTATTTTCATGCTTTCACTCTGGTTCGTCGCGGAGCGCCGGATTCCTGCCCATCACGTCTGGGCGTCATGGGGACACACCCTGTCCGTTTTGCCTTCCTGAAAGTGATGTAAAAACCATCAATTTTGCCCACCAGCGCCCGTGGTGACAGGTGTCGGGCTACCGGGAAAAATATTTTTCGCCGTGTCCATACCCTGTCCGCGCCCCTCTTTATCATAACCATATGTTTTTCATGGCATTAAAACGGAGTCTTTTATGCCTCAGACTGAACGCCGTCATGAACGGCTTGCCGACAGGCTGACGCAAATTATCCGCCGCCTGTTTGCAGGAGAAAATCTCAATATGCGCCATCTTGCAGAAGAGTTTGGTGTTTCTGTTCGTACCCTGCGCCGGGATCTCCCGCGAGCGCCTGACCGGGCTGGATCTGGAATATAACGACGGTCATTGCCGCCTGATGACTGCCGACAGTGCAGGCCAACGCGAAAGAAGCGGACTGACACTTGCCCGGCAAAGCGATATGGAAGCGCTGTTTCCGGGGCTGGATCTTCGTCTGGCAGGTGCGCTGCTGGATGAAACTGAACATAGCCCCTGCTGCATCTGGCCCCCGGTGGCACTGACTGCGGGTTCATTTACCGGGATTTTCAGCCATCTCGTTACCGCGATTAACCGGCGCAACCGTATCTCCCTGCTGGCGAAAGGGCAGCGCTGCGAGTGCCTCGCGCCTTACCGTCTTATCTGTCTGGAACGTAACTGGTATCTGACGGGCGAGTTATGGAATGACATTGCCGTGTTCCCACTGGCCGAGATCCAGAATGTGGCGGTGCTGGCGGACACCTATACACGTAATGAAACCATCAGCCGTCTTACCCGTCATCCCAACTTTATTAATGCCTTACCGCATTACCGGTTTATCCGGGATCTGCTCGCCACCTTTAAATCCGGCCCGTTCCCGAACGGTGCCGACGAATAAATGCTGATGATTCAGCACAACACCACCGGATGGAGTTCATTGCCGGTTTATCTGAACGAAAAGGAGTACATCATGAAAATCCAGAAAATCACGCTTCGCCTCTGTCATGCCGGGCGTCGCTGCCCGGACTGCGGTTCATCGGACGATATCATTCCGTGGGGCGACGGCTGGATGTGCCGCGACTGCGGCTGTGAGTGGGGAAAAAATAACGGTTACTGATTCAGGGAGCGATGTCATGGGATTCTGGGATACAGCGGGTCGGCTCGCGCTCAGCGCGGCAAAAGAGGGGCTGAACACCGTCAGGGATATGAAAGAAACGCACGATCAACTGGAAGGGAAAAGCAGCTCGCAACTGGAGCAGATCGCCGATAGCCGAAAGGTGGGAGAGATGGAAAGGCGGCTTGCCCGCAAGATCCTGCGCGATCGCGGTGAAAGATAATTGTCTGCGTTGTCCGGGGCCTTTTACGGCCCCGTTTTTATTGAAGGAAATAAACAAAGTGAAGATGAAAAACAGAATCACACAAGGGTTATTGGTCGCATCGCTGATGACTGCAAGCGCCGGGGCATGGGCTGCGGGTGCGGCAAAAACCGCCGTAGATGCACTGAACTGCACGGACGACAGTTGCCCATATCCGAGCGATCTCTATAAATCCGATCCGGTCTACACCCACGATATCGAGAGCAATTTAAGCGCGGCGGGAATGGCAAACCTGATTGGTCCCTCGGGCAAGCTGGCCGGGCCGGAAGATCCGTTGTCACCCGTACAGATTGGGGGCAAGACCTGGCTGAAGAGTATGGTGTGCGAGGCGGGTAATTGTGGTTATCACTATTTCAACTTTCTGTATCAGCCTGATAGTCATCAGTTACTGGGGTACTATTTCGATGGTAAAGGGGGCTGGGTAGGTAAACCTGATAACGAAGAGGCCAGTATCCTGACGGACGGTGAGATAAAAACCGGCCCCGGTGAAGCCGGTACTGCACCGGTTGCCGCTGCACCCGCTTCCGTGCCTGCATCACCGGATGCGCCGCCAGCCAATACCATCTGGACGTTCAGCAATAACGGCACGACGCTCTGGCAGGCCTGTGGCGGCCAGAACAGCGCCTGTGCGATTGTGGGAAATTCAAAATGGTACGTTGCGGTGCTGAACCGTCGTTCGGCGACCGGCTGCGCTTTTGGTGACTTTTATGTCGCTGACCGGAGTTCAGCGTCGTGGCACCGGTACGACACCGGCACCTGTAGCGCCGGTGCCTACATCCAGGAGGGCAGTATCAGCCACGGCCAGTATTCATCGGTCGATATTCTTATCAACGGCTCGCTGGTGAAGCAGTTCCCTATTGGTTACTGGTCAGCACAGAAATCGTTCTCCGGTGGCAACCGGCCTTCCTGGTCGAAAACGAAACAAAAAAATCAGCACTAACCCCTTCAGCCATCATCATCCCCGGCCCCTGTTGCGTCAGCAGCAGGGGCCTTTTTGCTTTTAAGGAGCCGGATATGTCTCAACCTTTACGCTTGCCCGACGGGCCATTTACCCGCGCTGAGGCCAGCGCGGTTTCCGCCTGCTATCAGAATGTCGCTATCGAAGATGACCAGCAGACCCACTTTCGTCTGGTCGTTCGTGATACTGACGGAAGCCTTATCTGGCGGGACTGGAATTTTGCCGCCGGAGCCGGTCAGGGGCTGAACCGCTTTATTGCCGACTACGGCATCCCGGTCCCTGAAGCCCCGGACAACGCCTGACCACAGTCGGTATTACCTACCCATAACCACACCATCAGACCATATTCCCGCCAGGAGCATGGTCTTTTTTACACCGTTACCCCACGACTAAGGAACAAACCATGCGATTAGCCAGCCGCTTCGGGCGGATAAACCAGATACGCCGTGACCGTCCATTAACCCATGAGGAACTGATGCAGGTGGTTCCCAGCGTGTTCAGTGAAGACCGCCACGAATCCCGCAGTGACCGATACGCTTACATCCCCACCATCACGCTACTGGAGAATCTGCAACGCGAAGGGTTTCAGCCCTTCTTTGCCTGCCAGTCCAGAGTCCGGGACCCCGGCAAACGTGAACACACCAAACATCTGCTGCGCCTGCGTCGTGCCGGGCAAATCACCGGGGCGCAGGTGCCGGAGATTATTTTGCTCAACAGCCACGATGGTTCCAGTTCGTACCAGATGCTACCGGGGTACTTCAGAAGCGTCTGTACCAATTCGCTCGTCTGCGGTCAGTCATTCGGTGAAATCCGCGTGCCGCACCGGGGGGACGTGGTGGAGAAGGTTATCGAAGGGGCTTACGAGGTCCTCGGCGTGTTCGACCGCGTGGAGGAAAAGCGCGAGGCCATGCAGTCGCTGCAACTCCCGGCCCTGGCGCAGCAGGCT
The Salmonella bongori NCTC 12419 DNA segment above includes these coding regions:
- a CDS encoding DUF932 domain-containing protein, with product MRLASRFGRINQIRRDRPLTHEELMQVVPSVFSEDRHESRSDRYAYIPTITLLENLQREGFQPFFACQSRVRDPGKREHTKHLLRLRRAGQITGAQVPEIILLNSHDGSSSYQMLPGYFRSVCTNSLVCGQSFGEIRVPHRGDVVEKVIEGAYEVLGVFDRVEEKREAMQSLQLPALAQQAFAKAALTYRFGEAHQPVTEAQILAPRRWQDESGDLWTVYNRIQESLIKGGLSGHSAQGKRSRTRAVQGIDGDLKLNRALWVMAEELQQVLS
- a CDS encoding DUF905 domain-containing protein, which codes for MSQPLRLPDGPFTRAEASAVSACYQNVAIEDDQQTHFRLVVRDTDGSLIWRDWNFAAGAGQGLNRFIADYGIPVPEAPDNA